A genomic window from Pyxicephalus adspersus chromosome 2, UCB_Pads_2.0, whole genome shotgun sequence includes:
- the NUDCD3 gene encoding nudC domain-containing protein 3, with the protein MELGMSDRYDHPLLGILQHVGNIQDFLNVYFGFLYRKTDFYRLLLGPQDRLGFPPGVAQNMVLQAFKNFEQLAMKDHKQRVQELQEKLKKQEEKLAESGEAPIATEEVVVETPAQELPAEKSEDLPEISEKTEEVEASASNTDVSASAARSQDDFQADSDSYNGAVRKDYTWSQDYSDLEIKVPVPKEVVKGRQVSVDIRSSYIRVVVRDSQGERVLMDGNLTHKINAETSLWSLEPGKCILISLSKCGEYWWNAVLEGEETIDIDKINKERSMATVDEEEHAVLDRLTFDYHQKLQGKPQSHELKVHEMLKKGWEAEGSPFKGQQFDPSMFNISPGSVQF; encoded by the exons ATGGAGCTGGGCATGTCAGACCGCTATGATCACCCTTTGCTGGGTATCCTGCAACATGTGGGGAACATCCAGGACTTTCTAAATGTTTACTTTGGCTTCTTGTACCGGAAGACAGACTTTTACCGATTGTTGCTGGGCCCTCAGGATCGGCTGGGATTTCCCCCTGGTGTTGCACAGAACATGGTTCTGCAG GCATTTAAAAACTTCGAGCAGCTGGCCATGAAGGACCATAAGCAGAGAGTGCAGGAATTGCAGGAGAAGCTGAAGAAGCAGGAGGAGAAGTTGGCTGAAAGTGGTGAGGCACCGATAGCCACAGAAGAAGTTGTGGTAGAGACTCCAGCACAGGAATTACCTGCAGAGAAGTCGGAGGATCTGCCAGAAATATCAGAAAAAACTGAAGAGGTGGAAGCCAGCGCCAGCAATACGGACGTCTCGGCTTCTGCAGCCAG GAGCCAAGATGACTTCCAGGCAGACTCAGACAGTTACAATGGTGCAGTAAGGAAAGACTACACGTGGTCCCAGGATTACAGTGACCTGGAGATAAAAGTTCCCGTCCCCAAGGAAGTGGTAAAAGGCCGACAG GTGTCGGTGGACATTCGGAGTTCGTATATCCGTGTGGTGGTGAGGGACAGTCAGGGAGAACGCGTATTGATGGATGGAAACTTgacacacaaaataaatgcagAGACGTCACTTTGGAGCCTGGAGCCTGGGAAATGCATCTTG ATCAGCCTGAGTAAATGTGGTGAGTATTGGTGGAATGCCGTCCTGGAGGGGGAAGAAACAATCGATATCGACAAAATCAACAAAGAGCGCAGCATGGCCACCGTGGATGAGGAGGAGCATGCCGTGCTGGACCGACTTACATTTGACTATCATCAGAAACTGCAGGGGAAACCACAGAGCCATGAACTA AAAGTCCACGAAATGCTGAAGAAAGGATGGGAAGCAGAAGGATCGCCATTCAAGGGGCAGCAGTTTGACCCCTCCATGTTTAATATTTCCCCGGGTTCTGTGCAGTTTTGA